The DNA window GCTTATTTCTGGGTTAAATGGATATTTCGAATTTAAAATGGATATGCGGATTTAGGGAGCCCAATCTCATAAACATATGCCGATGAATAAAAAATTCTTTGAGTTTTATAGCTATGTGGATTATCATAGCTATAAAAATCCCTATTGAATTATTGGGGAGGTGTTTATGAAAACCGTGCAAATGACCCTGGATGAAGATCTCATTAAAGTCGTGGATAAGGTTGTCAAACAGCTTGGGACGACCCGTTCTTCATTTGCGAGGGATGCCTTGCGGGCCGCCGTAAAAAGAAATCGAGTCCTGGAATTGGAACGAAAACATCGGGAAGGCTACAGAAGAAAACCAGTCCAAGCGCATGAGTTTGGTGACTGGGAGCCAGAACAGGCCTGGGTGGAGCCATGAAAAGGGGCGAAGTTCGCTGGTATAAATTTCCCCGGCCCGATAAAAATCGTCCGGTTGTGGTTCTCACCCGGGATTCCGTCTTGGAATATCTGGAGGAGGTTACAATCGCTCCGATCACCTCCACCATTCGGGAAATCCCTTCAGAAGTTTTATTGACAAAGGAGGAGGGCATGCCCCGGGATTGCGCTGTGAATCTGGACCACCTCCAGACGGTTTCCAAGAGTAAAATCGGACCTTTAATTACAACATTAAGCCCAAAAAAGATGTTAGAGCTTAGGTCTGCCCTGATGTTT is part of the Deltaproteobacteria bacterium genome and encodes:
- a CDS encoding type II toxin-antitoxin system PemK/MazF family toxin; this encodes MKRGEVRWYKFPRPDKNRPVVVLTRDSVLEYLEEVTIAPITSTIREIPSEVLLTKEEGMPRDCAVNLDHLQTVSKSKIGPLITTLSPKKMLELRSALMFALGF
- a CDS encoding ribbon-helix-helix domain-containing protein, encoding MKTVQMTLDEDLIKVVDKVVKQLGTTRSSFARDALRAAVKRNRVLELERKHREGYRRKPVQAHEFGDWEPEQAWVEP